From Leptidea sinapis chromosome 3, ilLepSina1.1, whole genome shotgun sequence, a single genomic window includes:
- the LOC126979453 gene encoding uncharacterized protein LOC126979453 isoform X3, with amino-acid sequence MDCIIKSLIILTRTQAESKGYLQIDQQLPSRRSFYEYDPREVSNIIGLPSRPSHLPEAEPIHPGHTLIRPALGMLKSAVKFPHKELEDGAGVYGNYENLGIRYDSKNERVLYSGFRRSPSDYIMIMPGKPKEKNKVQVASAVLDPEKKNFLSSIASLLKKSRNNIHNRNTKILIASLYKDEPQNTNKKKSYYLNTRDALVKKKPVPWYFHKLRFTYPKFVLRGNTKKQMNNIKTNSNFIEEDSLEQETSPKPIDLKDEKPDKKKWTLSSYNSYDHININDSAPELGDLIPSSSEESKARNWWFYNQNDLVPFLKNKLLRSKYE; translated from the exons ATGGATTGTATTATAAAATCGTTGATCATTTTAACt aGAACCCAAGCTGAAAGCAAAGGCTACCTACAAATAGATCAACAGCTACCTTCG CGCAGGTCGTTTTATGAATATGACCCTCGTGAGGTCTCTAATATTATTGGACTTCCATCGAGGCCAAGCCATCTGCCTGAAGCGGAACCGATACATCCAGGACACACTCTCATCAGGCCAGCTTTAGGGATGCTCAAGTCTGCTGTCAAGTTTCCTCATAAAGAACTTGAAGATGGAGCCGGTGTTTACGGAAATTATGAGAATTTGGGCATAAG GTACGATTCAAAGAATGAGCGCGTCTTATATAGTGGTTTCAGAAGGTCACCTTCAGATTACATAATG ATAATGCCAGGGAAACCTAAAGAAAAGAACAA GGTTCAAGTCGCATCTGCAGTTCTAGATCCt gAAAAGAAAAATTTCCTAAGCAGCATTGCTAGTTTGCTGAAAAAGTCTCGCAATAATATTCATAACAG gaacactaaaatattaatagcaTCGCTGTACAAAGACGAG CCGcagaatacaaataaaaaaaaatcatactattt GAACACAAGAGATGCACTAGTTAag AAAAAGCCGGTGCCCTGG TATTTTCACAAACTACGCTTTACCTATCCAAAGTTTGTGTTACGGGGTAACACTAAAAAgcaaatgaataatataaaaaccaattcaaattttattgaagaggaTTCATTAGAACAAGAAACCTCACCTAAACCAATTGATCTTAAAGACGAAAAACCGGATAAAAAGAAATGGACGCTCAGTTCCTAT AACAGTTACGAccatataaacataaatgataGTGCACCAGAATTAGGAGATTTAATCCCAAGTTCGAGTGAAGAATCGAAGGCACGAAACTGGTGGTTCTATAACCAG AACGATTTGGTGCCGTTCCTGAAGAATAAGTTACTGAGAAGCAAATATGAATAA
- the LOC126979453 gene encoding uncharacterized protein LOC126979453 isoform X1, whose product MDCIIKSLIILTSVIQSNCVSLRRQLAHIARTQAESKGYLQIDQQLPSRRSFYEYDPREVSNIIGLPSRPSHLPEAEPIHPGHTLIRPALGMLKSAVKFPHKELEDGAGVYGNYENLGIRYDSKNERVLYSGFRRSPSDYIMIMPGKPKEKNKVQVASAVLDPEKKNFLSSIASLLKKSRNNIHNRNTKILIASLYKDEPQNTNKKKSYYLNTRDALVKKKPVPWYFHKLRFTYPKFVLRGNTKKQMNNIKTNSNFIEEDSLEQETSPKPIDLKDEKPDKKKWTLSSYNSYDHININDSAPELGDLIPSSSEESKARNWWFYNQNDLVPFLKNKLLRSKYE is encoded by the exons ATGGATTGTATTATAAAATCGTTGATCATTTTAACt AGTGTAATACAAAGCAACTGCGTCAGTCTGAGACGACAGCTGGCCCACATAGCG aGAACCCAAGCTGAAAGCAAAGGCTACCTACAAATAGATCAACAGCTACCTTCG CGCAGGTCGTTTTATGAATATGACCCTCGTGAGGTCTCTAATATTATTGGACTTCCATCGAGGCCAAGCCATCTGCCTGAAGCGGAACCGATACATCCAGGACACACTCTCATCAGGCCAGCTTTAGGGATGCTCAAGTCTGCTGTCAAGTTTCCTCATAAAGAACTTGAAGATGGAGCCGGTGTTTACGGAAATTATGAGAATTTGGGCATAAG GTACGATTCAAAGAATGAGCGCGTCTTATATAGTGGTTTCAGAAGGTCACCTTCAGATTACATAATG ATAATGCCAGGGAAACCTAAAGAAAAGAACAA GGTTCAAGTCGCATCTGCAGTTCTAGATCCt gAAAAGAAAAATTTCCTAAGCAGCATTGCTAGTTTGCTGAAAAAGTCTCGCAATAATATTCATAACAG gaacactaaaatattaatagcaTCGCTGTACAAAGACGAG CCGcagaatacaaataaaaaaaaatcatactattt GAACACAAGAGATGCACTAGTTAag AAAAAGCCGGTGCCCTGG TATTTTCACAAACTACGCTTTACCTATCCAAAGTTTGTGTTACGGGGTAACACTAAAAAgcaaatgaataatataaaaaccaattcaaattttattgaagaggaTTCATTAGAACAAGAAACCTCACCTAAACCAATTGATCTTAAAGACGAAAAACCGGATAAAAAGAAATGGACGCTCAGTTCCTAT AACAGTTACGAccatataaacataaatgataGTGCACCAGAATTAGGAGATTTAATCCCAAGTTCGAGTGAAGAATCGAAGGCACGAAACTGGTGGTTCTATAACCAG AACGATTTGGTGCCGTTCCTGAAGAATAAGTTACTGAGAAGCAAATATGAATAA
- the LOC126979453 gene encoding uncharacterized protein LOC126979453 isoform X2: MDCIIKSLIILTSVIQSNCVSLRRQLAHIARTQAESKGYLQIDQQLPSRRSFYEYDPREVSNIIGLPSRPSHLPEAEPIHPGHTLIRPALGMLKSAVKFPHKELEDGAGVYGNYENLGIRYDSKNERVLYSGFRRSPSDYIMIMPGKPKEKNKVQVASAVLDPEKKNFLSSIASLLKKSRNNIHNRNTKILIASLYKDEPQNTNKKKSYYLNTRDALVKYFHKLRFTYPKFVLRGNTKKQMNNIKTNSNFIEEDSLEQETSPKPIDLKDEKPDKKKWTLSSYNSYDHININDSAPELGDLIPSSSEESKARNWWFYNQNDLVPFLKNKLLRSKYE; this comes from the exons ATGGATTGTATTATAAAATCGTTGATCATTTTAACt AGTGTAATACAAAGCAACTGCGTCAGTCTGAGACGACAGCTGGCCCACATAGCG aGAACCCAAGCTGAAAGCAAAGGCTACCTACAAATAGATCAACAGCTACCTTCG CGCAGGTCGTTTTATGAATATGACCCTCGTGAGGTCTCTAATATTATTGGACTTCCATCGAGGCCAAGCCATCTGCCTGAAGCGGAACCGATACATCCAGGACACACTCTCATCAGGCCAGCTTTAGGGATGCTCAAGTCTGCTGTCAAGTTTCCTCATAAAGAACTTGAAGATGGAGCCGGTGTTTACGGAAATTATGAGAATTTGGGCATAAG GTACGATTCAAAGAATGAGCGCGTCTTATATAGTGGTTTCAGAAGGTCACCTTCAGATTACATAATG ATAATGCCAGGGAAACCTAAAGAAAAGAACAA GGTTCAAGTCGCATCTGCAGTTCTAGATCCt gAAAAGAAAAATTTCCTAAGCAGCATTGCTAGTTTGCTGAAAAAGTCTCGCAATAATATTCATAACAG gaacactaaaatattaatagcaTCGCTGTACAAAGACGAG CCGcagaatacaaataaaaaaaaatcatactattt GAACACAAGAGATGCACTAGTTAag TATTTTCACAAACTACGCTTTACCTATCCAAAGTTTGTGTTACGGGGTAACACTAAAAAgcaaatgaataatataaaaaccaattcaaattttattgaagaggaTTCATTAGAACAAGAAACCTCACCTAAACCAATTGATCTTAAAGACGAAAAACCGGATAAAAAGAAATGGACGCTCAGTTCCTAT AACAGTTACGAccatataaacataaatgataGTGCACCAGAATTAGGAGATTTAATCCCAAGTTCGAGTGAAGAATCGAAGGCACGAAACTGGTGGTTCTATAACCAG AACGATTTGGTGCCGTTCCTGAAGAATAAGTTACTGAGAAGCAAATATGAATAA